From one Candidatus Rhodoluna planktonica genomic stretch:
- a CDS encoding RNA polymerase sigma factor yields MTEPIEPRIPTDAELEALLDEESDLEFGESEVQAASAEPRAVLKEWSAQDFANIYTRFRPHLERHARRFLRNPSQVDEVVQDAFLYLMVTLPELDSELGVLRFLKWKVRLLCLDVIRAQSRAQISDIDAHPEFESSDPEVGSIVEQAEDAAIVRLALSKLNPRHREVLLASMYEEKSTREIAEQVGLSENATLQLLHRARAAFKKALIGEVETAGMTLSQILSVAARKAAADAKNVGAKAMVFVLFLMLGLGSVLTFTRNNDTNNIAEAPAPAASQSAAPADSSNSNSAAATETTEATTNDATQPVIQTIAASVSNVVAIPDSAPSPSASPFDVKDLVQVFDNSVQSDYLVLAKNGNSFDALPYVVESSNGLIADFIFDADDLHPFQNLTLTIQLEKKTYNVYGRKSDYVVARDSKGLDHYVYFGEASHVQDAKTGDVYTDSEISNGEIRLELIVDPNVAQVVGSSLTFVYK; encoded by the coding sequence ATGACCGAGCCAATCGAACCGCGCATCCCAACTGATGCCGAACTCGAGGCGTTGCTCGATGAAGAATCAGATCTTGAGTTTGGCGAATCAGAAGTTCAGGCCGCATCGGCCGAACCACGCGCAGTTCTCAAAGAGTGGAGCGCCCAAGACTTCGCCAACATCTACACTCGCTTTCGCCCACACCTCGAGCGTCACGCTCGACGTTTCCTCAGAAACCCAAGCCAGGTTGATGAGGTTGTTCAAGACGCGTTCCTTTATCTAATGGTCACTTTGCCCGAGCTCGACAGCGAGCTTGGCGTGCTGCGCTTCCTGAAGTGGAAAGTGCGCCTGTTGTGTCTCGATGTGATTCGCGCGCAAAGCCGTGCCCAAATCAGTGACATCGATGCGCATCCTGAATTTGAATCAAGCGACCCCGAGGTTGGCTCTATTGTCGAGCAGGCCGAAGATGCCGCCATCGTGCGTTTGGCCCTGAGCAAACTGAACCCTCGTCACCGCGAGGTGCTGTTGGCCAGCATGTATGAAGAGAAGTCGACTCGTGAAATTGCTGAGCAGGTTGGCCTTAGCGAAAACGCTACCTTGCAGCTTCTGCACCGTGCTCGCGCCGCCTTCAAGAAAGCACTTATCGGCGAGGTTGAAACTGCCGGCATGACTCTCAGCCAGATTCTCTCGGTTGCGGCCCGCAAGGCTGCCGCCGATGCCAAGAATGTTGGCGCTAAGGCCATGGTTTTTGTTTTGTTCTTGATGCTCGGATTAGGTTCGGTGCTCACCTTCACCCGAAACAATGACACCAACAACATCGCTGAGGCTCCGGCCCCTGCAGCTTCGCAAAGCGCAGCGCCAGCCGATTCTTCAAACAGCAATTCAGCCGCAGCGACCGAAACCACCGAGGCAACCACCAACGATGCCACTCAGCCGGTTATCCAGACCATTGCTGCATCAGTTTCAAACGTGGTCGCAATTCCAGATTCTGCACCTTCGCCCAGCGCGAGCCCGTTTGATGTCAAAGATCTTGTCCAGGTTTTCGATAACAGCGTTCAGTCTGATTATTTAGTGCTTGCTAAAAATGGCAATAGCTTCGATGCACTGCCTTATGTTGTTGAGTCATCAAATGGCTTGATCGCCGACTTTATTTTTGACGCGGATGACCTACATCCATTCCAAAACTTGACGCTCACAATTCAGCTTGAAAAGAAGACTTACAACGTCTACGGCCGCAAATCGGACTATGTCGTCGCACGCGATTCGAAGGGTTTAGATCACTACGTTTATTTTGGTGAAGCAAGTCACGTTCAGGATGCTAAAACTGGCGACGTTTATACAGATTCAGAAATTTCAAATGGAGAAATTCGTCTTGAGTTGATTGTTGACCCTAATGTTGCCCAGGTTGTCGGCTCATCACTGACATTCGTGTATAAATAA
- a CDS encoding GNAT family N-acetyltransferase — protein MGVSLKQPRLLNATDQVDGFDSGSELIDAWFHKYSLIAQSAGTAKTFVVCTSEGEIAGFYSIATGQINHAEATERVCKGVGQHSIPVIVLARLAVDLRFQGFGVGAGLLKDCAIRVGNIREQVGVRALVTHAKDEDAAKFYSRFGFVESPIAERQMMILMKDLRGLIRS, from the coding sequence TTGGGAGTAAGTCTCAAACAACCTCGGCTGCTGAACGCAACCGATCAGGTTGATGGTTTTGACTCAGGCTCAGAACTAATTGACGCATGGTTTCACAAATACTCGTTAATTGCGCAATCGGCAGGCACTGCAAAAACTTTCGTAGTTTGCACAAGCGAGGGCGAAATTGCCGGTTTTTACAGCATCGCTACCGGGCAAATTAACCACGCCGAAGCAACCGAACGGGTTTGCAAAGGGGTTGGGCAGCACTCCATCCCGGTAATTGTCTTAGCCCGACTGGCAGTTGATTTGCGTTTTCAGGGCTTCGGGGTTGGCGCAGGGTTACTGAAAGATTGTGCGATTCGTGTGGGGAACATTCGCGAACAGGTTGGGGTGCGAGCACTAGTAACACACGCCAAAGACGAAGACGCGGCCAAGTTCTATAGTCGGTTCGGCTTTGTTGAGTCACCAATTGCTGAACGCCAAATGATGATTCTGATGAAAGACCTTCGTGGGCTGATTCGGAGTTAA
- a CDS encoding DUF1778 domain-containing protein: MAESQTKGERIYTRVTPLEKRMIASAAKAQHQDVSAFMLESALREATNTLLDQRIFWADADAFAALEEDLARPAHTPAGLIELLSRKAPWE; this comes from the coding sequence ATGGCAGAATCACAAACAAAAGGTGAGCGCATCTACACCAGGGTGACGCCACTAGAAAAACGCATGATTGCTTCCGCCGCCAAGGCGCAGCATCAAGACGTGTCGGCTTTCATGCTTGAAAGTGCTCTGCGCGAAGCTACCAACACCTTGCTTGATCAACGAATTTTTTGGGCCGATGCTGATGCCTTCGCGGCGCTCGAAGAAGATTTGGCACGGCCGGCACATACACCTGCTGGCTTGATTGAGTTGCTAAGTCGAAAAGCCCCTTGGGAGTAA
- a CDS encoding DUF2256 domain-containing protein, with the protein MCKTRNVRGVKKQDLPEKPCQRCGRPMVWRKAWAKNWDEVKYCSEKCKRTKALS; encoded by the coding sequence ATGTGTAAAACTCGAAACGTGCGCGGTGTAAAAAAACAAGATCTGCCAGAGAAGCCCTGCCAGCGTTGCGGACGGCCGATGGTGTGGCGCAAAGCTTGGGCTAAAAACTGGGATGAAGTGAAATACTGCAGCGAAAAGTGCAAACGCACCAAAGCTTTGAGTTAG